The proteins below are encoded in one region of Micromonospora pisi:
- a CDS encoding XRE family transcriptional regulator encodes MPHRRHRWTTARRLGAEEAYLWPDVLASVAAKRGEASRAELIEVFPDRASVPRETWLRLLTEAQERVDVLVFSGTFFAQIQPRVARMLADRLSAGVQVRLCFGDPNSDAVTVRDREECLGGTLAAKIRASLTYYRDIAGMDGCEIRLHPTTLYNSLFRYDDEILTNPHAYGEAASANPTFHLRKVDGGSLFDHYVSSFERVWATAMPWLGTEV; translated from the coding sequence GTGCCACACCGACGGCATCGGTGGACGACGGCGCGGCGACTGGGTGCGGAAGAGGCGTACCTCTGGCCTGACGTGCTCGCTTCGGTTGCTGCCAAGCGGGGCGAGGCGAGCAGGGCAGAGCTGATCGAGGTGTTTCCGGATCGGGCGTCGGTTCCGCGTGAGACGTGGCTACGGCTGTTGACCGAGGCGCAGGAACGGGTGGACGTGCTGGTCTTCTCCGGGACCTTCTTCGCGCAGATACAGCCGCGCGTCGCCCGGATGCTCGCTGATCGTCTGTCGGCCGGTGTGCAGGTGCGGCTCTGCTTCGGCGACCCGAACAGCGATGCGGTGACGGTCCGGGACCGGGAGGAGTGCCTAGGCGGCACGCTCGCTGCGAAGATCCGGGCGTCGCTGACGTACTACCGGGACATCGCGGGGATGGACGGCTGCGAAATCCGGTTGCACCCGACCACCCTCTACAACAGCCTGTTCCGGTACGACGACGAGATCCTGACGAACCCGCACGCGTACGGTGAGGCGGCCAGCGCCAATCCGACGTTCCATCTCCGTAAGGTCGATGGTGGCAGCCTGTTTGATCACTACGTGAGTAGCTTCGAGCGGGTGTGGGCTACCGCGATGCCGTGGCTGGGTACGGAGGTCTGA